From a single bacterium genomic region:
- a CDS encoding tetratricopeptide repeat protein — protein sequence MRVKQARPQKESIQRRRWEYAAIIGVVVIVAVVYNVWVAAKKNTVPVNTPPAGTQTLQSTTTPVGNTFDEIVKSGHSFMDNGQYPMAIQQYERALALDSLHPDILVDLGACYHGIGEDEEAVLQFKRALAMEPNHLIATFNMGVVALGIADTVGAKLWWGKYLELAPNSPQAETLRKQLQSM from the coding sequence ATGAGGGTCAAACAGGCGAGACCGCAGAAAGAATCAATACAGCGCAGGCGATGGGAATATGCCGCGATCATCGGCGTCGTTGTCATCGTGGCAGTCGTATACAATGTCTGGGTAGCCGCAAAGAAGAACACAGTACCGGTGAATACGCCGCCCGCGGGCACGCAGACCCTACAATCTACAACAACACCGGTGGGAAACACTTTCGATGAGATAGTTAAGAGCGGGCACAGTTTCATGGACAACGGCCAGTATCCGATGGCGATTCAGCAGTATGAGCGCGCCTTGGCCTTAGACTCGTTGCACCCGGATATCTTGGTCGACCTCGGGGCGTGTTATCACGGAATTGGAGAAGACGAAGAGGCTGTCCTCCAATTCAAGCGGGCATTGGCGATGGAGCCAAACCACTTGATCGCGACTTTCAACATGGGGGTAGTTGCGCTCGGGATTGCCGACACCGTAGGCGCGAAATTGTGGTGGGGAAAGTATTTGGAATTGGCGCCAAACAGCCCGCAAGCCGAGACACTGCGGAAACAACTCCAGTCTATGTAA
- a CDS encoding glycosyltransferase family 9 protein, whose product MQQKLERKAPRLARFLKEIEIQFKWLFIWLFLKVLTGPSRRRNKPLNPQSVKSVLILRQDKIGDMVVTLPTIHTLRYHRRDISIGVLASAVNYKIIEHDAAVARVHIWRKSLPKIIKTVREIRKCNYDAVIDLMTGTSVTSLVIAMLCAPRAYRIGIAKESFRKYYDYYTLEKMNHAHKLHITEMFRATLEPLGIKLANGVTECKIALSEKQQERGRQLAEQIRDLRFDALIMLNVSAGKLDRTLSFDKFVKLVGVLSSKFPRLQFLISYAPNEERLARTALEAGSENVSLLPSGVSIMELIALMNYFQAVVSVDTSICHIAANLNVPLLAMYNGNNFNFSRWYPYSKRVWIVRSPDWKSVDGITFEQLSAAVDNFISDLSSLSVLKKVQ is encoded by the coding sequence ATGCAGCAGAAGCTGGAGCGCAAGGCGCCGCGACTGGCGCGCTTCCTAAAAGAGATTGAGATACAGTTCAAATGGCTGTTCATCTGGCTGTTTCTGAAAGTGCTGACAGGGCCAAGCCGGAGGCGGAACAAGCCACTCAATCCGCAATCCGTGAAAAGTGTTCTGATCCTGCGCCAGGACAAGATCGGCGACATGGTTGTCACACTGCCGACGATTCACACGCTTCGGTATCACCGCCGCGACATCTCGATCGGGGTGCTGGCATCGGCAGTGAACTACAAGATCATCGAGCATGATGCGGCAGTTGCCCGAGTACATATCTGGCGCAAGTCTCTTCCCAAGATCATCAAGACAGTGCGGGAAATCCGCAAATGCAACTACGATGCGGTAATCGATTTGATGACAGGAACGTCGGTAACTTCGCTGGTGATTGCGATGTTGTGCGCACCGCGAGCTTATCGGATTGGAATCGCAAAAGAATCGTTCCGGAAGTATTATGACTACTACACCCTGGAAAAGATGAACCACGCTCACAAGTTGCATATTACTGAGATGTTTCGGGCGACCTTGGAACCACTGGGAATCAAGCTGGCCAACGGAGTCACCGAGTGCAAAATCGCGCTGAGCGAGAAACAACAAGAGCGTGGACGGCAGTTGGCTGAGCAGATTCGCGACCTTCGATTTGATGCTCTAATCATGCTCAATGTTTCCGCAGGTAAACTGGATAGGACATTGAGTTTTGATAAGTTTGTGAAGCTGGTAGGCGTGCTGTCCAGCAAATTTCCGCGACTGCAATTTCTGATTTCGTATGCTCCGAACGAGGAGCGCTTGGCGCGAACTGCGCTTGAAGCGGGCAGTGAGAATGTGTCGCTTCTACCATCAGGTGTGTCGATTATGGAGTTGATCGCTCTGATGAACTACTTTCAGGCAGTCGTTTCAGTTGATACTTCGATTTGTCACATCGCGGCCAACCTGAATGTGCCGTTACTGGCGATGTACAACGGCAACAATTTCAACTTCTCGCGCTGGTATCCCTATTCCAAGCGCGTCTGGATTGTACGTTCACCGGACTGGAAGAGTGTTGATGGTATTACCTTTGAGCAGCTCTCGGCGGCGGTAGACAATTTCATTTCTGATCTGTCATCGCTGTCAGTATTGAAGAAAGTCCAGTAG
- a CDS encoding glycosyltransferase family 9 protein, producing MKRVLLCRTDAVGDLILTLPVARSLKTVQPELEITLLAAKYTAPLLAGEAYLDNVVAISNRSLENLNEVNALARDLKRMNFDEAVFFYPRLSLALALYLAKIPIRIGTSRRAYSFLLNRRVKLHRKDSGKHELDLNYELVEGCYGNLKRLEPQITVTPDEQVNANRLLAQVGIDEGEHYVLIHPLSHGSAPNWPVERYAELASKLAGVGHKVVVTGSALESSDIAGFLW from the coding sequence ATGAAGCGAGTGCTTTTATGCAGGACGGACGCCGTTGGTGACTTGATCCTGACATTGCCGGTCGCCCGGTCGCTTAAGACGGTGCAACCTGAACTGGAGATCACCCTTTTGGCTGCGAAGTACACTGCGCCGCTATTGGCAGGTGAAGCGTATCTCGATAACGTAGTTGCAATCTCCAATAGATCGCTGGAGAATCTTAACGAAGTGAACGCATTGGCTCGAGACCTGAAGCGGATGAATTTTGACGAGGCGGTGTTCTTCTATCCGCGGTTGTCATTGGCGTTGGCATTGTACTTGGCAAAGATTCCGATTCGAATCGGGACCAGTCGCCGCGCATACAGCTTCTTGTTAAACCGACGGGTCAAGTTGCATCGAAAAGACTCGGGCAAACATGAGCTGGATCTCAACTACGAATTGGTCGAAGGTTGTTACGGTAACTTGAAGCGCCTGGAACCGCAGATAACAGTCACTCCTGACGAGCAAGTGAATGCGAACCGATTGCTTGCCCAGGTGGGAATTGACGAAGGCGAGCACTATGTATTGATTCATCCTCTATCTCATGGTTCTGCGCCAAACTGGCCGGTTGAGCGATATGCGGAACTTGCCAGTAAACTTGCAGGCGTTGGCCACAAAGTGGTCGTGACCGGCTCTGCGCTCGAATCCAGCGATATTGCAGGATTCCTTTGGTAA
- a CDS encoding tyrosine recombinase XerD, which yields MLEEIDLFLNHIALEQNLKPNSVISYRHDLSQLAEFASTLGIKSWREFNKGAIISYLGYAGRIGLSASSIARRMSSLRGFFRFLVRERIVPLNPSLHIESPRLYRNLPVVMSVDEVERVLSSVKLDGRNGLRDRAAMEIMYSSGLRISELIGLTTANLFLEVGHLRVSGKGGKERIVPIGEEAVHYVRRYMEEERPALANDKSLDILILNRFGRKFSAMGMFNIVKKRVTEAGITKHVTPHTFRHSFASHLVDGGASLRAVQEMLGHADISTTQIYTQLNRSYLKSVHLEFHPRERKNRDHDG from the coding sequence ATGCTCGAAGAAATCGACTTGTTTCTCAATCATATCGCACTTGAACAGAATCTTAAGCCGAACAGTGTAATCTCTTACCGGCACGATCTCAGTCAGCTTGCGGAATTTGCCAGTACGCTCGGTATCAAGTCATGGCGGGAGTTTAACAAGGGTGCGATAATCAGTTATCTCGGATATGCTGGAAGAATCGGTTTATCGGCTTCGTCAATCGCCAGACGGATGTCGTCTTTGCGCGGTTTCTTTCGATTCCTTGTACGGGAGCGAATTGTCCCGCTCAATCCGTCACTTCATATTGAATCTCCCAGATTGTACAGAAACTTGCCGGTCGTGATGTCGGTTGACGAGGTCGAGAGAGTGTTGAGTTCTGTCAAGCTTGACGGACGCAATGGGTTACGCGACCGGGCGGCAATGGAGATTATGTACAGTTCGGGACTGCGGATCTCTGAGCTGATCGGACTCACAACAGCAAATCTCTTCTTAGAAGTTGGTCATTTGAGAGTATCTGGAAAAGGAGGGAAGGAGCGAATTGTTCCAATTGGGGAAGAGGCCGTACACTACGTTCGACGCTACATGGAGGAGGAGCGACCGGCGCTTGCCAACGACAAATCGCTCGATATCCTGATTCTGAATCGGTTCGGTCGCAAGTTTTCGGCGATGGGAATGTTCAACATTGTCAAAAAGCGAGTTACCGAAGCCGGAATCACGAAACACGTTACACCACATACATTTCGCCACAGTTTTGCCAGCCATTTGGTCGATGGCGGCGCCTCGCTGCGCGCTGTACAGGAAATGCTCGGGCATGCCGATATAAGTACTACGCAGATTTACACTCAGCTAAATCGGTCGTACTTAAAGTCTGTGCACCTGGAATTCCATCCGCGCGAGAGGAAAAATCGTGACCACGACGGCTGA
- a CDS encoding bifunctional (p)ppGpp synthetase/guanosine-3',5'-bis(diphosphate) 3'-pyrophosphohydrolase, giving the protein MERFIFPNVTDNLTRYRLPVGMMNLAEFIIHIESMNANISIPVVRKAYEFSNWAHKGQKRASGEPYIEHCLNVAFILAEQHLDGDTVAAGLLHDIVEDCNIGINELAHEFSPEIAALVDGVTKLGAYQMKSRAENQADYFRKMLISMANDIRVILIKLADRLHNMRTLEYLPHEKQLVIATETRDVYAPLAHRFGMAKIKWELEDLSLKYIKADVYRYLMERIDLTRSERETYIQDIVQTLTKALTDDGVAVEITGRAKHFDSIYRKMVKRQKPFEEIYDLIAIRVVTPTVKDCYHALGVIHNMWTPVADRFHDYIATPKQNMYQSLHTTVVGPNGRMVEIQIRTPSMHYVAEYGIAAHWLYKEGKHVLEESDRQLSWLREVLDWQKDMTNPEEFMEFLKIDLFHDEVFVFTPNGELKHLPLGATALDFAFAVHTNVGVHCVGTKVNGRLVPFETVLKSGDEVEVMTSPHAEPSRDWLKVCKTTSARAKIRKYMKQKGFDESYALGKEMFERAIKKRKLKYPSEEQLDDAAMALSYTSSEQMLAKLGSGDLALGGLMSKLFPQEEETQGKPSIIKKFVDKARGGKGIRVEGMGNMMFRFANCCQPVPGERIVGFITRGRGLSIHRADCVNAIIAAQEPERKVEVSWDVGGEASFLVRLAIVVEYRKNILYDITEVVANCDAEVRGAELSSKEAIATGHFVIEIKNISHLNRVIAAIRKKISRVIKIDRVFGGETDQGEPNESNSN; this is encoded by the coding sequence GTGGAACGCTTCATATTTCCAAATGTCACCGATAATCTAACGCGTTATCGACTTCCGGTCGGGATGATGAATCTTGCCGAATTCATCATTCATATCGAGTCGATGAATGCGAATATAAGTATCCCCGTTGTCCGCAAAGCGTACGAGTTTTCCAACTGGGCGCATAAGGGACAAAAGCGGGCTTCCGGGGAACCATATATTGAGCATTGTTTGAATGTCGCATTCATTCTGGCCGAGCAGCATCTCGATGGCGACACCGTTGCAGCGGGATTGCTGCATGACATCGTCGAAGATTGTAACATTGGGATCAACGAGCTTGCGCACGAGTTTTCGCCGGAAATTGCGGCGCTCGTCGATGGCGTGACCAAACTTGGCGCCTATCAGATGAAGAGCCGCGCCGAGAATCAGGCGGACTATTTCCGCAAAATGCTCATCTCCATGGCAAATGATATTAGGGTCATTCTGATAAAATTGGCTGATCGTCTGCACAACATGCGAACGCTTGAGTACTTGCCGCATGAGAAGCAGTTAGTAATAGCAACTGAGACGCGCGATGTATATGCGCCGCTCGCGCACCGATTCGGAATGGCGAAGATAAAGTGGGAGCTTGAAGATCTTTCGCTGAAATATATTAAGGCGGATGTCTATCGGTACTTGATGGAGCGCATCGACCTGACACGCTCAGAGCGTGAAACCTACATCCAGGATATTGTTCAGACTTTAACCAAGGCACTCACTGACGATGGCGTTGCAGTCGAGATTACAGGAAGAGCAAAGCACTTCGACTCGATCTATCGCAAGATGGTCAAGCGACAGAAGCCGTTTGAAGAGATTTATGATTTGATCGCCATCAGAGTCGTAACGCCGACGGTGAAGGATTGTTACCACGCTCTCGGGGTGATTCACAATATGTGGACGCCGGTTGCCGATCGGTTCCATGATTACATCGCAACACCAAAGCAGAATATGTACCAGTCTCTGCACACAACAGTCGTCGGTCCAAACGGACGAATGGTGGAGATTCAGATTCGCACCCCTTCCATGCATTATGTCGCCGAGTACGGAATCGCAGCCCATTGGCTCTACAAGGAAGGGAAGCACGTTCTCGAAGAATCAGATCGTCAGCTTTCGTGGCTGCGAGAAGTGCTTGACTGGCAAAAGGACATGACCAATCCCGAGGAGTTCATGGAATTCCTGAAGATCGACTTGTTCCATGACGAAGTATTCGTCTTCACGCCGAACGGCGAATTGAAGCATCTGCCTTTGGGAGCGACGGCACTTGATTTTGCGTTTGCCGTGCATACCAACGTCGGAGTGCATTGCGTCGGGACCAAGGTGAACGGTCGATTGGTGCCGTTTGAGACGGTGCTGAAATCGGGTGATGAAGTTGAAGTTATGACTTCACCTCATGCCGAGCCATCGCGCGATTGGCTAAAAGTATGCAAAACGACTTCGGCGCGAGCAAAAATCAGAAAATACATGAAGCAAAAGGGCTTTGACGAGTCCTATGCTCTTGGCAAAGAAATGTTCGAACGGGCGATCAAGAAGCGCAAGCTGAAGTATCCTTCGGAAGAACAACTTGATGATGCCGCAATGGCGTTGTCCTATACGTCATCTGAGCAGATGTTGGCGAAGCTCGGCTCGGGCGACCTGGCGCTCGGAGGCCTGATGTCCAAGCTCTTCCCGCAAGAGGAAGAGACGCAAGGCAAGCCCTCGATCATAAAGAAGTTCGTCGACAAGGCCAGAGGCGGCAAGGGGATTCGCGTTGAAGGCATGGGGAATATGATGTTCCGGTTTGCGAATTGCTGTCAGCCGGTGCCGGGAGAACGCATTGTCGGATTCATCACGCGCGGACGAGGATTGTCAATTCATCGCGCTGACTGCGTCAATGCTATCATTGCTGCCCAGGAACCGGAACGTAAGGTCGAAGTTTCTTGGGATGTCGGCGGCGAGGCAAGTTTCCTGGTGCGTTTGGCGATTGTTGTTGAATATCGCAAGAATATACTGTACGATATCACGGAAGTAGTCGCGAATTGCGACGCAGAAGTGCGCGGTGCGGAGTTGTCTTCGAAAGAGGCTATCGCTACCGGGCATTTCGTAATAGAAATCAAGAACATCAGCCATTTGAACCGCGTGATCGCGGCGATTCGCAAGAAGATTTCGCGAGTCATCAAGATTGATCGCGTATTCGGCGGCGAAACTGATCAAGGCGAGCCCAATGAATCAAATTCCAACTGA
- a CDS encoding GGDEF domain-containing protein, protein MTTTADKQNLFVHPPKPRLRHPAQNCIALYDEVGSAASLILGVPGWQDTIIFKFQEMTDLFKITHRHQIDCVLISVDKSLDQAMKLVRQIDLNMALATAPTIIYHKNPTREQIKLGLSSAADDYLWGDWDGELFQLRVKMIRDRTQRDIGVNPTSQLPGPILIEQEINNRLAAREEFAVCYLDIDNFKAYNDYRGYVYGDRTIRLVAHIIRDVVSDLTPSSFVGHIGGDDFMFLLPTEQVDPVCSNIIKIFDRIIPARYEEDDRNRKQIISTNRRGEKEIYGLMTISIAVLIANDSFTHLGEMSHMLADLKSYIKSLTGSNYVIERRKKY, encoded by the coding sequence GTGACCACGACGGCTGACAAACAGAATTTATTTGTCCATCCCCCAAAACCAAGGCTCCGACATCCCGCACAGAACTGCATCGCGCTTTACGATGAGGTTGGCAGCGCTGCTTCGTTAATTCTCGGCGTTCCCGGCTGGCAGGATACGATTATCTTTAAATTTCAAGAAATGACGGACCTGTTCAAGATCACGCATCGCCATCAGATCGATTGCGTGCTTATCAGCGTTGATAAGAGTCTTGACCAGGCGATGAAGTTGGTCCGTCAGATCGATCTGAACATGGCCTTGGCAACGGCACCGACAATCATCTACCACAAGAACCCGACTCGGGAGCAGATCAAGCTGGGGTTGTCATCGGCAGCCGACGACTACCTTTGGGGAGATTGGGATGGTGAGTTGTTTCAGTTGCGCGTGAAGATGATACGTGATCGTACGCAGAGGGACATTGGTGTCAATCCGACTTCGCAACTTCCGGGACCGATCTTGATTGAGCAAGAGATCAATAATCGATTGGCAGCCCGCGAAGAATTTGCGGTTTGCTATCTCGACATTGATAATTTCAAAGCTTACAACGACTATCGCGGTTACGTCTACGGTGATCGGACCATCAGGCTGGTCGCGCACATCATTCGCGATGTTGTTTCTGACTTGACGCCAAGTAGTTTTGTCGGGCATATCGGCGGAGACGATTTCATGTTTCTGCTGCCGACAGAGCAGGTCGACCCGGTGTGCTCGAATATCATCAAGATCTTTGACCGCATCATTCCCGCCCGATATGAAGAGGACGATCGCAACCGCAAGCAAATCATCTCAACTAATCGCCGCGGCGAGAAAGAAATCTACGGGTTGATGACCATCTCCATTGCAGTCTTAATCGCAAACGACAGCTTCACGCATTTGGGTGAGATGTCGCATATGCTGGCGGATCTCAAGAGCTACATCAAATCTCTAACCGGCTCAAACTATGTTATTGAACGTAGGAAGAAGTATTAG
- a CDS encoding glycosyltransferase family 2 protein → MLSVIIITKNEEQNLRRCLESVRFADEIIVNDSGSTDKTLAIAAEFGCRTITSAFAGFGAAKQMALEQATGEWVLSIDADEVVDEELRKGILSCIEKGDHDGWLVNRKSEFLGRWITHSGWYPDYILRLFRRDKARFTPNEVHEKVDVSGSVGRVEGHILHYTDPNISHYLTKLDRYTALSAKMLFEADKKFRWHYLIVKPIAIWVKMYILKRGFLDGMAGFILAALSSFHVFCKYAKLWELRNQ, encoded by the coding sequence ATGCTATCGGTAATCATAATCACAAAGAATGAAGAGCAGAATCTTCGCCGATGTCTGGAGTCGGTGAGATTCGCTGACGAGATCATTGTCAACGACTCGGGGTCGACTGACAAGACATTGGCGATTGCAGCCGAGTTTGGCTGCCGGACGATCACTTCGGCGTTTGCAGGATTTGGCGCTGCCAAGCAGATGGCGCTGGAGCAGGCAACCGGGGAGTGGGTACTTTCGATTGATGCAGACGAAGTAGTGGACGAGGAACTACGCAAAGGCATTTTGAGCTGCATTGAGAAGGGTGATCACGACGGCTGGCTGGTCAATCGCAAATCGGAATTCCTGGGGCGGTGGATAACGCATTCGGGTTGGTATCCGGATTATATCCTACGATTGTTCCGGCGCGACAAGGCGCGATTTACACCGAATGAGGTACATGAGAAAGTGGACGTCAGTGGGTCAGTGGGAAGGGTAGAAGGGCACATCCTTCACTATACTGATCCAAATATCTCTCACTACCTAACTAAGCTCGACAGGTACACCGCTCTGTCTGCAAAGATGTTGTTCGAAGCCGATAAGAAGTTTCGCTGGCACTACCTAATAGTCAAGCCGATCGCTATTTGGGTGAAGATGTACATTCTCAAGCGCGGATTTCTCGATGGGATGGCAGGATTCATTTTGGCAGCGCTATCGTCGTTTCACGTCTTCTGCAAGTATGCCAAGCTGTGGGAATTGCGAAATCAATGA
- a CDS encoding ABC transporter ATP-binding protein: MIRRLYSYFLPYRKHLAVSLACILLYSLTSGALVYLASALPGLLFGSGIATPAADPAVSLSLLDEWRAELNRITAELLMSDDHEANLRNLCFALVIITLAKNLFLFLQGFFTAYVEQGITKRFRDQIYEHLQKLSLSYFHRSRTGNLISVTINDVSKIHETLNNTINNLFRDPLQILVFLSIMVAVSWKLTLVTIVVLTLIFLSIYQVGKLIRRYSKRAQEAISDVSSTLEETINAIRIVRAYAAENREIGRFRERTQYYFRTMLKINRVRLVSGPINELLGVAAVVVVLWWGGREVFGHGLLQANDLMLYVLAMFSIIAPAKSVSSVHVKINEGMAAAQRIFDLLDTEPKVVEAAKPVEIKSFENEIVFDKVGFEYNTGEAVLKEISFKVKKGQIVALVGASGSGKSTLVDLLCRFHDPNSGSITIDGHQLSDISFASLRGLLGIVTQETILFNDSVKNNIAYPASSVDEERLKQAAKAANAFNFVMEMPNGFDTVIGNRGMMVSGGERQRLAIARALMKDPEILIFDEATSALDTHSERLVQEAIDHLMKGRTAIVIAHRLSTILHADLILVMQGGHIVERGRHEELLRMNGVYRHLYDLQFERNNAAEAGAQGAATGALPKRD; this comes from the coding sequence ATGATTCGTCGCCTTTATTCATATTTTCTACCATACCGCAAGCATCTGGCGGTGTCGTTGGCGTGCATTCTACTGTATAGCCTAACGTCGGGAGCGCTGGTGTATCTGGCAAGCGCACTGCCGGGACTCCTATTCGGTTCGGGAATCGCGACACCAGCAGCAGATCCAGCCGTTAGCCTGAGTCTATTGGACGAATGGCGAGCGGAATTGAATCGAATCACGGCAGAATTACTGATGAGCGACGACCACGAAGCCAACTTGCGCAATTTGTGCTTTGCGTTGGTGATTATTACGCTGGCCAAAAACCTGTTCTTGTTCCTGCAGGGTTTCTTTACAGCGTACGTCGAGCAGGGAATAACCAAGCGATTTCGCGACCAGATTTACGAACATCTTCAGAAACTATCACTGTCGTACTTTCACCGCAGCCGCACCGGTAACTTGATCTCGGTGACTATCAATGATGTCTCGAAGATTCATGAGACACTGAATAACACGATCAATAACCTATTCCGCGACCCGCTGCAGATACTGGTGTTTCTGAGCATTATGGTGGCCGTCAGTTGGAAATTGACGCTGGTCACGATTGTGGTGCTGACATTGATATTTCTTTCAATTTATCAGGTGGGAAAGCTGATTCGACGCTACAGCAAACGGGCGCAGGAGGCGATTTCGGACGTTTCCAGCACATTGGAAGAGACAATCAACGCAATTCGAATTGTGCGTGCCTATGCTGCGGAGAATAGGGAGATCGGAAGATTCAGGGAGCGGACGCAGTACTATTTTCGGACTATGCTGAAGATCAATCGAGTGCGCCTCGTTTCGGGACCGATCAATGAGTTGTTGGGAGTCGCGGCAGTGGTGGTTGTTCTCTGGTGGGGAGGCCGCGAGGTATTCGGACACGGTTTGCTGCAAGCGAATGATCTAATGCTCTATGTACTCGCAATGTTTTCGATTATCGCGCCGGCGAAATCAGTGTCGAGCGTTCATGTCAAGATCAATGAAGGAATGGCGGCTGCGCAGCGAATTTTCGATCTGCTTGATACTGAACCTAAGGTTGTCGAGGCAGCAAAGCCGGTGGAGATCAAATCGTTTGAAAACGAAATTGTGTTCGACAAAGTTGGATTCGAATACAATACGGGCGAAGCGGTATTAAAGGAAATTAGCTTCAAAGTGAAGAAGGGGCAAATTGTGGCATTGGTTGGCGCATCCGGCAGCGGCAAATCGACACTGGTGGACTTGCTTTGCCGTTTCCACGACCCGAACAGCGGCTCGATTACGATAGACGGACATCAACTTTCGGATATCTCGTTTGCATCACTACGCGGGTTGCTGGGCATTGTCACACAAGAGACAATACTGTTCAACGATAGCGTGAAGAACAACATTGCCTATCCTGCAAGCAGCGTGGATGAAGAGCGATTGAAGCAGGCAGCCAAGGCAGCAAACGCATTCAATTTCGTGATGGAGATGCCCAACGGATTTGACACTGTGATCGGCAATCGTGGTATGATGGTCTCAGGCGGAGAACGGCAGCGATTGGCGATCGCCAGAGCCTTGATGAAGGATCCAGAGATACTGATCTTTGATGAAGCGACTTCGGCGCTGGATACACATTCGGAGCGGTTGGTGCAGGAAGCTATTGATCACTTGATGAAAGGCCGAACGGCTATTGTGATCGCCCATCGGTTGTCGACGATACTCCATGCCGATTTGATCTTAGTGATGCAAGGCGGACACATTGTTGAGCGCGGGCGTCACGAAGAGTTGCTCCGGATGAACGGAGTATACCGCCATTTGTATGATCTCCAATTTGAGAGGAACAATGCAGCAGAAGCTGGAGCGCAAGGCGCCGCGACTGGCGCGCTTCCTAAAAGAGATTGA
- a CDS encoding ComF family protein, translating into MPQPHCALCRSFLSDPQVHCTNCRRVTPLLWVYSLGIYDDHFSHLIKAYKYEGKIGLGKLLGRMLGEQLAQFPHVGAIDMVCSVPIHKSKERRRGFDQTAIIAREVASAISVPFEVGALVQSKPNKDQIGLTVEGRYQNVSGIFSIPHEHLDRLKSKRVLIVDDVTTSGATLNSASVTLLSSGAASVAAATLAMALEDGLEPSALYALMSEEF; encoded by the coding sequence ATGCCACAGCCGCACTGCGCGCTTTGTCGCAGTTTTCTTTCTGATCCGCAAGTACACTGCACAAACTGCCGTCGAGTTACTCCGCTGTTGTGGGTCTACTCGCTTGGGATTTATGACGATCACTTCTCACATCTGATCAAGGCTTACAAGTATGAAGGCAAGATCGGCCTGGGAAAGTTACTGGGTCGAATGTTGGGAGAGCAATTGGCACAGTTTCCGCACGTCGGTGCTATCGACATGGTGTGCTCGGTGCCGATTCACAAGAGCAAAGAACGCCGACGGGGATTTGACCAGACTGCGATAATTGCCAGAGAGGTTGCGTCAGCGATAAGTGTTCCATTCGAGGTTGGCGCGTTAGTACAATCGAAGCCGAACAAGGATCAAATCGGTCTAACTGTGGAAGGCAGATACCAAAATGTCAGTGGGATATTTTCGATACCTCACGAACACTTGGACAGACTGAAATCCAAGCGGGTCTTGATTGTAGATGATGTAACAACATCAGGGGCGACGCTCAATTCGGCGTCTGTAACGCTGCTCAGTTCTGGAGCAGCCAGTGTTGCCGCTGCGACATTGGCGATGGCGCTGGAGGATGGTCTTGAGCCGAGCGCCTTGTATGCGCTCATGAGCGAAGAGTTCTGA